One window of Nicotiana tomentosiformis chromosome 11, ASM39032v3, whole genome shotgun sequence genomic DNA carries:
- the LOC104106791 gene encoding F-box/LRR-repeat protein At1g67190-like isoform X2 encodes MDYLPVDVIGNILSQLGAARDVIVASATCRKWREACRKHLHTLSFNSHDWPLYRDLSTIRLEILITQTLFQTTGLQCLSILMDDVDEFSASIVVAWLMYTRESLRWLFYNVRTSPKINILDICGRQKLEMLVLAHNSVSGVEPNYQRFLCLKSLSLSYVSISALDLNLLLTACPKIETLALVNPEIAMSDAQVTVELNSSTLKSIYVEAISLDKFILETDSLENLHLKDCALELFELIGKGTLKYFKIDDVSIIHLDVGDAVDNLEIVNVSNFTINWSKFYQMISKSSTLRSLRLWDVVFDEEDEIVDVETIALCFPQLNHLALSYDLRDDLREGILHYGLQGLSLLENVNVLELGSALINDVFTHWVAGLLQRCPNLSKLVIHGVISETKTHEECQMLASFTSSIVQLMRRYMHVDVQFEFE; translated from the coding sequence ATGGATTACCTTCCTGTTGACGTCATTGGGAATATCCTCTCCCAACTAGGGGCAGCGAGGGATGTGATTGTAGCGTCTGCAACGTGTAGAAAGTGGCGGGAAGCTTGTCGTAAACACCTCCATACGCTTTCGTTCAATTCTCACGATTGGCCACTCTATCGAGACCTAAGTACTATTAGGCTAGAGATACTGATTACTCAAACATTGTTTCAAACAACAGGCTTACAATGTTTATCCATATTGATGGATGATGTGGACGAGTTCTCAGCTTCCATTGTGGTTGCTTGGCTCATGTATACAAGAGAATCGTTGCGATGGTTGTTTTACAACGTTCGTACTTCTCCAAAGATCAATATTCTTGATATATGCGGGCGACAGAAGCTGGAAATGTTGGTGCTTGCTCATAATTCTGTATCAGGGGTTGAACCGAATTATCAGAGGTTCCTTTGTCTAAAATCCCTTTCATTAAGTTATGTCAGTATTTCGGCATTGGATCTGAATTTATTACTGACAGCTTGTCCAAAGATTGAAACTTTAGCACTTGTGAATCCAGAGATTGCAATGTCAGATGCACAGGTAACTGTTGAGCTGAACAGCAGTACGCTAAAGAGTATCTACGTTGAAGCAATAAGTTTGGACAAGTTTATATTGGAAACTGATAGCCTTGAGAATCTGCACTTAAAAGACTGTGCGCTTGAGCTTTTTGAGCTCATTGGAAAAGGAACTTTGAAGTATTTCAAGATTGATGATGTTAGTATTATACATCTTGATGTTGGTGATGCTGTTGATAATCTTGAAATTGTAAATGTTAGTAATTTCACGATAAATTGGTCCAAGTTTtatcagatgatttcgaaatcgTCCACATTGAGAAGCCTCCGGTTATGGGATGTTGTATTTGATGAAGAGGACGAGATTGTGGATGTGGAAACAATTGCACTTTGCTTCCCACAACTAAACCATCTTGCACTTAGTTACGATTTAAGAGATGACTTAAGGGAGGGAATTCTTCACTATGGTTTACAAGGGTTATCTCTATTAGAGAATGTCAATGTGTTGGAGCTGGGATCGGCGCTAATTAATGACGTCTTTACTCATTGGGTTGCTGGTTTACTGCAAAGATGCCCTAATCTCAGTAAATTAGTTATTCATGGAGTGATTTCAGAGACTAAAACACATGAAGAATGCCAAATGTTGGCCAGCTTTACCTCATCTATTGTTCAGCTGATGAGGAGATACATGCACGTAGATGTGCAGTTTGAATTTGAGTAG
- the LOC104106791 gene encoding F-box/LRR-repeat protein At1g67190-like isoform X1 → MGTIMIPQNFSFSVFGEPVGWHQSFNFFGSFLNWVCNKIDMDYLPVDVIGNILSQLGAARDVIVASATCRKWREACRKHLHTLSFNSHDWPLYRDLSTIRLEILITQTLFQTTGLQCLSILMDDVDEFSASIVVAWLMYTRESLRWLFYNVRTSPKINILDICGRQKLEMLVLAHNSVSGVEPNYQRFLCLKSLSLSYVSISALDLNLLLTACPKIETLALVNPEIAMSDAQVTVELNSSTLKSIYVEAISLDKFILETDSLENLHLKDCALELFELIGKGTLKYFKIDDVSIIHLDVGDAVDNLEIVNVSNFTINWSKFYQMISKSSTLRSLRLWDVVFDEEDEIVDVETIALCFPQLNHLALSYDLRDDLREGILHYGLQGLSLLENVNVLELGSALINDVFTHWVAGLLQRCPNLSKLVIHGVISETKTHEECQMLASFTSSIVQLMRRYMHVDVQFEFE, encoded by the exons ATGGGCACAATAATGATACCTCAAAATTTCTCCTTCTCAGTTTTTGGTGAACCTGTGGGATGGCATCAATCATTCAATTTTTTTGGCAGTTTTCTCAATTGGGTATGTAACAAAAT TGATATGGATTACCTTCCTGTTGACGTCATTGGGAATATCCTCTCCCAACTAGGGGCAGCGAGGGATGTGATTGTAGCGTCTGCAACGTGTAGAAAGTGGCGGGAAGCTTGTCGTAAACACCTCCATACGCTTTCGTTCAATTCTCACGATTGGCCACTCTATCGAGACCTAAGTACTATTAGGCTAGAGATACTGATTACTCAAACATTGTTTCAAACAACAGGCTTACAATGTTTATCCATATTGATGGATGATGTGGACGAGTTCTCAGCTTCCATTGTGGTTGCTTGGCTCATGTATACAAGAGAATCGTTGCGATGGTTGTTTTACAACGTTCGTACTTCTCCAAAGATCAATATTCTTGATATATGCGGGCGACAGAAGCTGGAAATGTTGGTGCTTGCTCATAATTCTGTATCAGGGGTTGAACCGAATTATCAGAGGTTCCTTTGTCTAAAATCCCTTTCATTAAGTTATGTCAGTATTTCGGCATTGGATCTGAATTTATTACTGACAGCTTGTCCAAAGATTGAAACTTTAGCACTTGTGAATCCAGAGATTGCAATGTCAGATGCACAGGTAACTGTTGAGCTGAACAGCAGTACGCTAAAGAGTATCTACGTTGAAGCAATAAGTTTGGACAAGTTTATATTGGAAACTGATAGCCTTGAGAATCTGCACTTAAAAGACTGTGCGCTTGAGCTTTTTGAGCTCATTGGAAAAGGAACTTTGAAGTATTTCAAGATTGATGATGTTAGTATTATACATCTTGATGTTGGTGATGCTGTTGATAATCTTGAAATTGTAAATGTTAGTAATTTCACGATAAATTGGTCCAAGTTTtatcagatgatttcgaaatcgTCCACATTGAGAAGCCTCCGGTTATGGGATGTTGTATTTGATGAAGAGGACGAGATTGTGGATGTGGAAACAATTGCACTTTGCTTCCCACAACTAAACCATCTTGCACTTAGTTACGATTTAAGAGATGACTTAAGGGAGGGAATTCTTCACTATGGTTTACAAGGGTTATCTCTATTAGAGAATGTCAATGTGTTGGAGCTGGGATCGGCGCTAATTAATGACGTCTTTACTCATTGGGTTGCTGGTTTACTGCAAAGATGCCCTAATCTCAGTAAATTAGTTATTCATGGAGTGATTTCAGAGACTAAAACACATGAAGAATGCCAAATGTTGGCCAGCTTTACCTCATCTATTGTTCAGCTGATGAGGAGATACATGCACGTAGATGTGCAGTTTGAATTTGAGTAG